From one Angustibacter luteus genomic stretch:
- the glp gene encoding molybdotransferase-like divisome protein Glp — MIGVEDHLQRCLDGVQPLDPIDLALLEAQDCVLAEDVVSPMDVPGFDNSAMDGYAVLAADVAAASSEHPVELPVVGDIPAGSTTAQHLAAGQTMRIMTGAPLPSGAQAVVPVELSDGGVRTVLLSAAAPSGQHVRVAGSDVRAGDRVLSAGTLLGPTQLALLAAVGRARVKVHAQPRVVVLSTGSELVDPGVTPGFGQVVDSNGIMLTAAAIDAGARPYRVGVVRDEAGTFLQTLTDQLVRADLVVTTGGVSAGAYDTVKEVLRGLGTVWFGKVAMQPGMPQGFGTVGPDATPIFTLPGNPVSSYVSFEMFVRPAIRKMAGHRGLFRRSEMATALEGWSSPPGKLQLARAELGTAEDGSRVVRLSGAQGSHVLGGLARASALVVVPEAVTRVEAGDEVRCLVLDRRAR, encoded by the coding sequence GTGATCGGCGTCGAGGACCACCTGCAACGGTGCCTCGACGGTGTGCAGCCCCTCGACCCGATCGACCTGGCGCTGCTCGAGGCGCAGGACTGCGTGCTCGCCGAGGACGTCGTGAGCCCGATGGACGTCCCCGGCTTCGACAACTCCGCGATGGACGGCTACGCGGTGCTCGCCGCCGACGTGGCGGCGGCGTCGTCCGAGCACCCGGTGGAGCTGCCCGTGGTCGGCGACATCCCGGCCGGTTCGACCACGGCGCAGCACCTGGCCGCGGGGCAGACGATGCGGATCATGACCGGGGCGCCCCTGCCGTCCGGCGCCCAGGCCGTCGTCCCGGTCGAGCTCAGCGACGGCGGCGTGCGCACGGTGCTGCTCAGTGCAGCGGCGCCGTCCGGGCAGCACGTGCGCGTGGCCGGCAGCGACGTCCGAGCCGGTGACCGCGTGCTGAGCGCGGGCACGCTGCTCGGCCCGACCCAGCTCGCCCTGCTGGCGGCCGTGGGCCGCGCCCGGGTCAAGGTGCACGCGCAGCCGCGGGTGGTGGTGCTGTCCACCGGCAGCGAGCTGGTCGACCCCGGCGTGACGCCCGGTTTCGGCCAGGTGGTCGACAGCAACGGCATCATGCTGACCGCGGCCGCGATCGACGCCGGCGCCCGGCCGTACCGGGTCGGGGTGGTGCGCGACGAGGCCGGCACGTTCCTGCAGACGCTGACCGACCAGCTGGTGCGCGCCGACCTCGTGGTCACCACCGGCGGGGTCAGCGCCGGCGCCTACGACACGGTGAAGGAGGTGCTGCGCGGCCTGGGCACCGTCTGGTTCGGCAAGGTCGCGATGCAGCCCGGGATGCCGCAGGGCTTCGGCACGGTCGGCCCCGACGCGACGCCGATCTTCACCCTGCCCGGCAACCCGGTGAGCTCCTACGTGTCCTTCGAGATGTTCGTCCGGCCGGCGATCCGCAAGATGGCCGGCCACCGGGGCCTGTTCCGGCGCAGCGAGATGGCGACGGCGCTGGAGGGATGGTCCTCGCCACCCGGCAAGCTGCAGCTCGCCCGCGCCGAGCTCGGCACGGCCGAGGACGGGTCGCGGGTGGTCCGGCTGTCCGGCGCACAGGGCTCGCACGTGCTGGGTGGGCTGGCCCGGGCCAGCGCGCTGGTCGTGGTGCCCGAGGCGGTGACCCGGGTCGAGGCGGGTGACGAGGTGCGCTGCCTGGTGCTGGACCGGCGGGCCCGATGA
- the galU gene encoding UTP--glucose-1-phosphate uridylyltransferase GalU, protein MSDERPVRKAVIPVAGLGTRFLPATKAIPKEMLPVVDKPAIQYVVEESVKAGLSDVLMVTGRNKGALEDHFDRSWELEQALEAKGDEFRLERVRDAAVLADVHYVRQGDPKGLGHAVLCAAQHVGDEPFAVLLGDDLIDARDTLLETMLGVRAEHGGSVIALLEVPPDQAHLYGCAAIDERADEGADVVRVTGLVEKPAPEDAPSNLALIGRYVIDPAVFEVLRHTAPGRGGEIQLTDALQELAAMAPEDGGGVRGVIFRGRRYDTGDRLSYLQAVVQLAEGHPEFGKDFSSWLRSRP, encoded by the coding sequence ATGAGCGACGAGCGCCCGGTCCGCAAGGCCGTCATCCCCGTGGCCGGTCTGGGAACCAGGTTCCTGCCCGCCACCAAGGCGATCCCGAAGGAGATGCTGCCGGTCGTCGACAAGCCGGCCATCCAGTACGTGGTGGAGGAGTCGGTCAAGGCCGGCCTGAGCGACGTGCTGATGGTCACCGGCCGCAACAAGGGCGCGCTGGAGGACCACTTCGACCGCAGCTGGGAGCTCGAGCAGGCGCTGGAGGCGAAGGGCGACGAGTTCCGGCTGGAGCGCGTCCGGGACGCCGCGGTGCTGGCCGACGTGCACTACGTCCGCCAGGGCGACCCGAAGGGGCTCGGCCACGCGGTGCTGTGCGCCGCGCAGCACGTCGGCGACGAGCCGTTCGCGGTGCTGCTCGGCGACGACCTGATCGACGCGCGGGACACCCTGCTCGAGACGATGCTCGGGGTGCGAGCCGAGCACGGTGGCAGCGTGATCGCACTGCTCGAGGTGCCGCCGGACCAGGCGCACCTCTACGGCTGCGCGGCCATCGACGAGCGTGCCGACGAGGGCGCGGACGTCGTCCGGGTGACCGGGTTGGTGGAGAAGCCCGCCCCCGAGGACGCCCCGAGCAACCTGGCGCTGATCGGGCGCTACGTGATCGACCCCGCGGTCTTCGAGGTGCTGCGGCACACCGCTCCCGGCCGGGGCGGCGAGATCCAGCTGACCGACGCGCTGCAGGAGCTGGCTGCGATGGCTCCCGAGGACGGCGGCGGGGTGCGCGGGGTGATCTTCCGCGGCCGCCGCTACGACACCGGCGACCGGCTCAGCTACCTGCAGGCCGTGGTCCAGCTCGCCGAGGGCCACCCGGAGTTCGGGAAGGACTTCAGCAGCTGGCTGAGGTCGCGCCCGTGA
- a CDS encoding sensor domain-containing diguanylate cyclase — translation MKSVRSRLAVVLGVVLLIPALAALLAIGVLAPRQVNQAAGLSMTQAASSVGAALQARCLAMGEAARVLALQARTQKLQIAARNAISRQSDGFSMFVKDGKVVASAGTTPDMPVSELLTSSCSKASAIGVQPLVPTGLPVVSEVVQAVDAKDNELGTAIVGQVYDQQRLNALAAVLGLPSETDLALACPQGRGVSTQTGALGAKLRMAAASSPGVRDIEDRKVAISTKAQGQYCGVAAAIAAPGLALTQGWLALALVLALVIGMLLVVRLAASLTRPVLALTEAAERVARGDLSTRLPAAGQDELGRLSGAFNHMTDELELKLTELERSRNLLRENVARLGDTLERTHDLEGLLGTVLSAAASATESQRATAWLVEGGSVVARASVPAGAPRAVVRRLPLGGDLAGEVAVDGMPRRLGHGHEDSTTVLGGPALAAPLRRGHHTVGVIVVEREPSRPAYDTDAEAMLVSLAGPAGIAVDNVLLHREAQRLSVTDPLTGAGNLRHMTTTLAREVERASRFERPLSVLLLDLDHFKNVNDTYGHTVGDAVLRELARRLASVVREVDTVARYGGEEFVVVTPETDTEGAEHLAERICEAVREEPFIVGEDSVDVTVSVGISSLPMHGSASGDLVRAADDGLYAAKRAGRNQWQVAATSHVPPQGLAAGEEPVLDR, via the coding sequence ATGAAGTCGGTTCGCAGCCGCCTGGCCGTGGTGCTGGGTGTCGTGCTGCTGATCCCGGCCCTCGCCGCCCTCCTCGCGATCGGCGTGCTCGCTCCCCGCCAGGTCAACCAGGCCGCGGGTCTGTCGATGACCCAGGCGGCGAGCTCGGTGGGCGCTGCGCTCCAGGCCCGGTGCCTGGCCATGGGCGAGGCCGCCCGCGTGCTCGCCCTGCAGGCCCGCACGCAGAAGCTGCAGATCGCGGCTCGCAACGCGATCTCCCGCCAGTCCGACGGCTTCTCGATGTTCGTGAAGGACGGCAAGGTCGTCGCGTCCGCCGGCACGACCCCGGACATGCCGGTCTCCGAGCTGCTCACCTCGTCCTGCTCCAAGGCCAGTGCCATCGGCGTGCAGCCGCTGGTGCCGACCGGGCTGCCCGTCGTGTCCGAGGTCGTCCAGGCGGTCGACGCGAAGGACAACGAGCTCGGCACCGCGATCGTCGGCCAGGTCTACGACCAGCAGCGGCTCAACGCGCTGGCGGCCGTGCTCGGCCTGCCGTCGGAGACCGACCTCGCGCTGGCCTGCCCCCAGGGCCGAGGCGTCTCCACCCAGACCGGCGCGCTGGGCGCCAAGCTGCGGATGGCGGCGGCGTCCAGCCCCGGCGTGCGGGACATCGAGGACCGCAAGGTCGCGATCTCCACCAAGGCGCAGGGTCAGTACTGCGGCGTCGCGGCCGCCATCGCCGCGCCAGGTCTGGCGCTCACCCAAGGCTGGCTTGCCCTCGCCCTGGTGCTCGCCCTGGTGATCGGCATGCTGCTCGTGGTCCGGCTGGCGGCGAGCCTGACCCGGCCGGTGCTGGCGCTCACCGAGGCCGCCGAGCGGGTGGCCCGCGGTGACCTCAGCACCCGGCTGCCCGCCGCGGGGCAGGACGAGCTGGGCCGGCTGTCCGGCGCCTTCAACCACATGACCGACGAGCTGGAGCTCAAGCTCACCGAGCTGGAGCGCAGCCGGAACCTGCTGCGCGAGAACGTCGCACGCCTCGGCGACACGCTGGAGCGCACCCACGACCTGGAGGGGCTGCTGGGCACGGTGCTGTCGGCCGCGGCGTCCGCGACCGAGTCCCAGCGGGCCACCGCCTGGCTGGTCGAGGGCGGCTCCGTCGTGGCGCGCGCGTCGGTGCCGGCCGGCGCCCCCCGCGCGGTCGTGCGCCGGCTGCCGCTGGGCGGCGACCTGGCCGGCGAGGTGGCCGTGGACGGCATGCCGCGGCGCCTGGGGCACGGCCACGAGGACTCCACGACGGTGCTCGGTGGGCCCGCGCTCGCCGCCCCGCTGCGTCGCGGGCACCACACGGTCGGGGTGATCGTGGTGGAGCGCGAGCCCTCGCGCCCGGCCTACGACACCGACGCCGAGGCGATGCTGGTCTCGCTGGCCGGCCCGGCCGGCATCGCGGTCGACAACGTGCTGCTGCACCGCGAGGCCCAGCGGCTGTCGGTGACCGACCCGCTGACCGGCGCCGGCAACCTGCGGCACATGACCACGACGCTGGCCCGCGAGGTCGAGCGCGCGAGCCGGTTCGAGCGGCCGCTGTCGGTGCTGCTGCTGGACCTGGACCACTTCAAGAACGTGAACGACACCTACGGGCACACGGTCGGGGACGCCGTCCTGCGCGAGCTCGCCCGGCGGTTGGCCAGCGTGGTGCGCGAGGTCGACACCGTGGCCCGGTACGGCGGCGAGGAGTTCGTCGTGGTCACCCCCGAGACCGACACCGAGGGCGCCGAGCACCTGGCCGAGCGGATCTGCGAGGCCGTGCGCGAGGAGCCGTTCATCGTCGGCGAGGACAGCGTGGACGTCACCGTGTCCGTCGGCATCTCCTCCCTGCCGATGCACGGGTCGGCGAGTGGCGACCTGGTGCGGGCCGCGGACGACGGGCTGTACGCCGCCAAGCGGGCGGGGCGAAACCAGTGGCAGGTCGCCGCGACGTCGCACGTTCCGCCCCAGGGCCTGGCCGCAGGGGAGGAGCCGGTCCTGGACCGGTGA
- a CDS encoding 5-formyltetrahydrofolate cyclo-ligase, which yields MFITNFSPTSEQDRPGTAPSKPELRRQRRDVRRSREDTAAGADGDRLADVVESLAPVRAASTVAAFASRGDEPSTGPLLARWRAAGRRVLLPVVRPDLDLDWAVDGGERRTSAVVDVPEPTGRLLGATAIAAAAVVLVPALAVDRRGTRLGQGGGSYDRALARTAPGTLVVAVLHPGELLDDPLPREPHDRPVHVVVTVDGVAWLSSPA from the coding sequence GTGTTCATCACGAACTTTTCACCAACATCCGAACAGGACCGCCCCGGTACAGCCCCGTCCAAGCCAGAACTTCGGCGGCAACGTCGGGACGTGCGCCGCTCCCGCGAGGATACCGCCGCAGGAGCGGACGGCGACAGACTCGCGGACGTCGTCGAGTCCCTCGCGCCGGTCCGGGCCGCCAGCACCGTGGCGGCCTTCGCCTCGCGCGGGGACGAGCCGTCGACCGGGCCGCTGCTCGCTCGGTGGCGGGCCGCGGGTCGGCGGGTGCTGCTGCCCGTCGTCCGACCAGACCTCGACCTGGACTGGGCCGTGGACGGCGGCGAGCGCCGGACGAGCGCCGTGGTCGACGTCCCGGAGCCCACCGGTCGCCTGCTCGGCGCGACCGCGATCGCCGCGGCGGCCGTCGTCCTGGTTCCCGCGCTGGCGGTGGACCGCCGGGGCACCCGGCTCGGTCAGGGCGGCGGGAGCTATGACCGGGCGTTGGCCCGCACCGCGCCCGGGACACTGGTCGTCGCGGTGCTGCACCCCGGCGAGCTGCTCGACGACCCGCTCCCCCGCGAGCCGCACGACCGACCGGTGCACGTGGTGGTCACGGTGGACGGCGTCGCCTGGCTCAGCTCCCCGGCTTGA
- a CDS encoding penicillin acylase family protein produces the protein MARLNPIVRVLVVVCAALVVVALVATIAVTTVVRRSFPDRGGDVDVPGLSAPVTVLRDDQGVPQVYADTADDLFAAQGYVQAQDRFFEMDLRRHITAGRLSELVGESKDALDADKVVRTLGWRRVAEQELPLLSPSSRQYLQAYADGVNAYISGRSTSELGVEYAVLDLQLPDYHVEPWTPVDSLAWLKAMAWDLKSNYDDEITRARLSAYLSTRRIEQLYPPYPTKDHAPILSEADTATGSTVGAGSAAAVPSGTVRAAQAPSGRSALALAQKALASVPELMGRGDGIGSNSWVVAGSMTKSGKPMLANDPHLSPAIPSLWYQMGLHCRTVSAQCPFDVAGFTFSGTPGVIIGHNARVAWGFTNLAPDVTDLFLERLVGDKVEYDGRYTQVESREETIKVRGGDDVPLTVRTTRHGPLLSDVLDDVKDAGRDYRDNDAEAPTYDVALSWTALSPGRTADAIFAIDTATDWPSFRAAAAQFEVPSQNLVYADVDGNIGYQSPGKVPVREGFDGRWPVPGWSSRYRWASYVPFAQMPSVENPPEGFVVTANQQVQAADDPYLTQDWSYGYRSQRIRDLLQGRTGLTAADMAKIQFDNRNGMAPTLVPLLLATDLSDDAFTREAQQLLKGWNYTQPPDSAAAAYYNAVWRNLMRLGFDDELGDDLQADGGDRWFQVVTTLLKRKSDPWWDNRATPGAIENRDEIVRQAMVSARLELTRQLGKDASRWQWGRLHRLELEHTPLGGPSVPGPIRAMVNRGPIELGGGSGLVDATGWNAAEGYEVTAVPSMRMVVDLSDLDKSTWVNLTGASGHAYDAHYDDQVDHWATGRSYPWPFTQAAVKDASSDELTLKPGS, from the coding sequence GTGGCCCGCCTGAACCCGATCGTTCGTGTCCTCGTCGTCGTCTGCGCCGCGCTCGTCGTGGTCGCGCTGGTGGCCACGATCGCCGTCACGACGGTGGTCCGGCGGTCCTTCCCGGACCGCGGCGGGGACGTCGACGTGCCCGGCCTGAGTGCCCCGGTCACCGTGCTGCGCGACGACCAGGGCGTGCCCCAGGTGTACGCGGACACCGCCGACGACCTGTTCGCCGCGCAGGGCTACGTGCAGGCCCAGGACCGCTTCTTCGAGATGGACCTGCGCCGGCACATCACCGCGGGCCGGCTCTCGGAGCTGGTGGGGGAGAGCAAGGACGCGTTGGACGCCGACAAGGTCGTGCGCACCCTGGGCTGGCGGCGGGTCGCCGAGCAGGAGCTGCCGCTGCTGTCCCCGTCGAGCCGGCAGTACCTGCAGGCGTACGCCGACGGGGTCAACGCCTACATCTCGGGCCGCTCGACGTCCGAGCTCGGCGTGGAGTACGCGGTGCTGGACCTGCAGCTGCCCGACTACCACGTGGAGCCGTGGACGCCGGTGGACTCGCTGGCCTGGCTCAAGGCGATGGCCTGGGACCTGAAGAGCAACTACGACGACGAGATCACCCGGGCCCGGCTCTCGGCGTACCTGTCCACCCGGCGGATCGAGCAGCTGTACCCGCCGTACCCGACCAAGGACCACGCGCCGATCCTGTCCGAGGCCGACACCGCGACCGGTTCGACGGTCGGCGCCGGCAGCGCGGCCGCCGTTCCGTCCGGCACCGTGCGGGCCGCGCAGGCGCCGTCCGGGCGCTCGGCCCTCGCGCTGGCCCAGAAGGCGCTCGCGTCGGTGCCCGAGCTGATGGGCCGCGGTGACGGCATCGGCTCCAACTCCTGGGTCGTCGCGGGGTCGATGACCAAGAGCGGCAAGCCGATGCTGGCCAACGACCCGCACCTGTCGCCGGCGATCCCCAGCCTCTGGTACCAGATGGGCCTGCACTGCCGCACGGTCAGTGCCCAGTGCCCGTTCGACGTGGCCGGGTTCACCTTCTCCGGGACGCCGGGCGTCATCATCGGCCACAACGCCCGGGTCGCCTGGGGGTTCACCAACCTCGCGCCCGACGTCACCGACCTGTTCCTCGAGCGTCTCGTCGGCGACAAGGTCGAGTACGACGGCCGGTACACCCAGGTGGAGTCCCGGGAGGAGACGATCAAGGTGCGCGGCGGGGACGACGTCCCGCTGACCGTCCGCACCACCCGGCACGGGCCGCTGCTGTCCGACGTCCTCGACGACGTGAAGGACGCCGGCCGCGACTACCGGGACAACGACGCCGAGGCGCCGACGTACGACGTCGCGCTGTCCTGGACGGCGCTGAGCCCGGGGCGGACCGCGGACGCGATCTTCGCCATCGACACCGCGACCGACTGGCCGTCGTTCCGCGCCGCGGCCGCACAGTTCGAGGTGCCGTCGCAGAACCTCGTGTACGCCGACGTCGACGGCAACATCGGCTACCAGTCCCCGGGCAAGGTCCCGGTGCGCGAGGGCTTCGACGGCCGCTGGCCGGTGCCGGGCTGGTCCAGCCGCTACCGGTGGGCCTCGTACGTCCCGTTCGCGCAGATGCCGTCCGTCGAGAACCCGCCCGAGGGTTTCGTGGTGACCGCGAACCAGCAGGTCCAGGCTGCGGACGACCCGTACCTGACCCAGGACTGGTCCTACGGCTACCGCTCGCAGCGGATCCGGGACCTGCTGCAGGGCCGCACCGGGCTGACCGCCGCGGACATGGCGAAGATCCAGTTCGACAACCGCAACGGCATGGCGCCCACGCTCGTGCCGCTGCTGCTGGCCACGGACCTGTCGGACGACGCGTTCACCCGCGAGGCGCAGCAGCTGCTCAAGGGCTGGAACTACACCCAGCCACCAGACTCCGCGGCCGCCGCGTACTACAACGCGGTGTGGCGCAACCTGATGCGGCTGGGCTTTGACGACGAGCTCGGGGACGACCTGCAGGCCGACGGCGGGGACCGCTGGTTCCAGGTCGTCACCACCTTGCTCAAGCGCAAGAGCGACCCGTGGTGGGACAACCGGGCCACGCCGGGCGCCATCGAGAACCGGGACGAGATCGTGCGCCAGGCGATGGTGTCGGCGCGGCTGGAGCTGACCCGCCAGCTCGGCAAGGACGCGTCGCGCTGGCAGTGGGGCCGGCTGCACCGGCTCGAGCTCGAGCACACGCCGCTGGGCGGCCCGTCGGTGCCGGGGCCGATCCGGGCCATGGTCAACCGCGGCCCGATCGAGCTCGGCGGCGGGTCCGGCCTGGTCGACGCCACCGGGTGGAACGCGGCCGAGGGCTACGAGGTGACCGCCGTGCCGTCGATGCGGATGGTGGTGGACCTGTCCGACCTCGACAAGTCGACCTGGGTGAACCTGACCGGCGCGTCCGGGCACGCCTACGACGCGCACTACGACGACCAGGTCGACCACTGGGCCACCGGCCGCAGCTACCCCTGGCCCTTCACCCAGGCCGCGGTCAAGGACGCCAGCTCGGACGAGCTCACGCTCAAGCCGGGGAGCTGA
- a CDS encoding potassium/proton antiporter — protein MTVDLLNQSLLVGAVVVLVAVAAVRFSLSSGLPSLLLYLGLGVVLGEAGPLGIKFDNQELTQVLGFSALALILAEGGLTTRWTTVRHALAPASVLATVGVLVSVLVVGAAAHLLLDLPWTVAMLVGAVLSSTDAAAVFSVLRRVPIHPRLAGVLEAESGLNDAPVVLLVVVLSEQATSHGAHHTWYELVALGVFELAAGAAIGLAIGWLGAQGLRRLALPSSALTSLAVLALTITAYALGANLHASGFLAVYVAGLVLGNAEMPHRAAVRGFAEAVGWLAQIGLFVLLGLLASPSDLRDQLWPALALGAVLLLLARPLSVLVSLTPFRMPWRQQAFLSWAGLRGAVPVVLATVPVTTGVPGVEWLFDLVFVLVVVFTLVQGPTLPFMARKLGVEHTMDSRDLAVESAPLDELGAEILQVRIGQDSRLHGLEVFELRLPRGANIALVVREGESFVPGDRTVLRRGDQLLVVATQKVRRDTQRRLRALSMGGRLALWGKRAERQPGRRLP, from the coding sequence GTGACAGTCGACCTGCTCAACCAGTCGCTGCTCGTGGGCGCCGTGGTGGTGCTGGTGGCCGTCGCCGCGGTGCGGTTCTCGTTGTCCTCCGGGCTGCCCTCGCTGCTGCTCTACCTCGGGCTCGGCGTGGTGCTGGGCGAGGCCGGCCCGCTGGGGATCAAGTTCGACAACCAGGAGCTCACCCAGGTGCTCGGCTTCAGCGCGCTGGCGCTGATCCTGGCCGAGGGCGGCCTGACCACCCGCTGGACGACGGTCCGGCACGCCCTCGCACCGGCGTCCGTGCTGGCCACCGTGGGCGTCCTCGTGTCGGTGCTGGTCGTCGGCGCCGCCGCGCACCTGCTGCTCGACCTGCCCTGGACCGTGGCCATGCTCGTCGGTGCCGTGCTCTCCTCCACCGACGCCGCCGCCGTGTTCTCGGTGCTGCGCCGGGTGCCGATCCACCCGCGGCTGGCCGGGGTGCTGGAGGCCGAGTCCGGGCTGAACGACGCCCCCGTCGTGCTGCTGGTCGTGGTGCTGTCCGAGCAGGCGACCAGCCACGGCGCGCACCACACCTGGTACGAGCTGGTCGCGCTCGGCGTGTTCGAGCTCGCCGCGGGCGCTGCGATCGGCCTGGCCATCGGCTGGCTCGGGGCCCAGGGGTTGCGCCGGCTCGCCCTCCCGTCGTCCGCGCTCACCTCGCTGGCCGTGCTCGCGCTGACCATCACCGCCTACGCCCTCGGCGCGAACCTGCACGCCTCCGGCTTCCTCGCGGTCTACGTGGCGGGGCTGGTGCTCGGGAACGCCGAGATGCCGCACCGGGCGGCGGTCCGCGGCTTCGCCGAGGCCGTCGGCTGGCTCGCCCAGATCGGCCTGTTCGTACTGCTCGGGTTGCTCGCGTCGCCGAGCGACCTGCGCGACCAGCTGTGGCCCGCCCTGGCCCTCGGCGCGGTGCTGCTGCTGCTCGCCCGACCGCTGTCCGTGCTCGTCTCGCTCACGCCGTTCCGGATGCCGTGGCGCCAGCAGGCGTTCCTGTCCTGGGCGGGCCTGCGCGGCGCCGTCCCGGTCGTGCTGGCCACCGTGCCGGTGACCACCGGTGTGCCCGGGGTGGAGTGGCTGTTCGACCTGGTCTTCGTCCTGGTCGTCGTGTTCACCCTGGTGCAGGGCCCCACGCTGCCGTTCATGGCGCGCAAGCTGGGGGTCGAGCACACGATGGACAGCCGCGACCTGGCTGTCGAGTCCGCCCCGCTGGACGAGCTGGGCGCCGAGATCCTGCAGGTCAGGATCGGGCAGGACTCGCGGCTGCACGGCCTGGAGGTCTTCGAGCTGCGGCTGCCCCGCGGCGCGAACATCGCCCTGGTCGTCCGCGAGGGCGAGAGCTTCGTGCCGGGCGACCGCACCGTGCTGCGCCGGGGCGACCAGCTGCTCGTGGTCGCCACCCAGAAGGTCCGGCGGGACACCCAGCGCCGGCTGCGCGCGCTCAGCATGGGGGGCCGGCTCGCGCTGTGGGGCAAGCGGGCGGAACGCCAGCCGGGCCGGCGGCTACCGTAG
- a CDS encoding copper resistance CopC family protein produces MPRPAPARPWPALAALLTLVTALLLVGAPTAQAHDQLKSTTPADGSRVSGPSVVRVTFGEPVLDVGSGNRIVVVGPAGRVPGHLAVDGAVVSTTFDQPLPAGRYTATWRVASDDGHPVSGTFHFTSLGTTASATPSATPSATPSADPSSTTATPVPSSSSAHEDEDQAGGPGRVLLLVLIVGAALSAGTIVLAKRRQREAP; encoded by the coding sequence ATGCCCCGTCCTGCACCCGCCCGCCCATGGCCGGCCCTCGCCGCGCTGCTGACCCTTGTCACCGCCCTCCTCCTGGTCGGTGCTCCCACCGCCCAGGCGCACGACCAGCTCAAGAGCACGACCCCCGCCGACGGTTCCCGGGTGAGTGGCCCGTCCGTCGTCCGGGTCACCTTCGGCGAGCCGGTGCTCGACGTCGGGAGCGGCAACCGGATCGTCGTCGTCGGACCCGCGGGACGGGTGCCCGGCCACCTTGCCGTGGACGGCGCGGTGGTGAGCACCACGTTCGACCAGCCGCTGCCGGCCGGGCGGTACACCGCCACCTGGCGGGTGGCCTCGGACGACGGTCACCCGGTCTCGGGGACGTTCCACTTCACGTCGCTGGGTACCACTGCGAGCGCCACGCCCAGCGCCACGCCCAGCGCCACCCCGAGCGCGGATCCGTCCTCGACCACCGCCACCCCGGTACCGTCGTCCTCGAGCGCGCACGAGGACGAGGACCAGGCAGGCGGCCCAGGACGGGTCCTGCTGCTGGTGCTGATCGTGGGCGCGGCGCTCAGCGCCGGCACGATCGTGCTGGCGAAGCGTCGGCAGCGGGAGGCGCCGTGA
- a CDS encoding DoxX family protein, which translates to MSTDYAPAWRLWLATVLRLVLAGVLIVAGWLKLPEPAASVRAVRAYQLLPESVVPSVGHALPLLEIIVGVLLLVGLATRFAAAVAGLLMLAFIIGISSAWARGLTIDCGCFGGGGTVAANQTKYAQEIARDVGLLLAAAFLVVWPASRLSIDHTPSAGRDPMTDTEPLTEKETGR; encoded by the coding sequence GTGAGCACCGACTACGCCCCGGCCTGGCGGCTGTGGCTGGCCACCGTGCTGCGCCTCGTGCTGGCCGGGGTGCTCATCGTCGCTGGGTGGCTGAAGCTGCCGGAGCCCGCCGCGTCCGTCCGGGCGGTCCGGGCCTACCAGCTGCTGCCCGAGTCGGTCGTGCCGTCCGTCGGCCACGCCCTGCCGCTGCTCGAGATCATCGTCGGGGTGCTGCTGCTCGTCGGTCTGGCGACCCGCTTCGCCGCCGCGGTGGCAGGCCTGCTGATGCTGGCCTTCATCATCGGCATCTCCTCCGCGTGGGCTCGCGGCCTGACCATCGACTGCGGCTGCTTCGGCGGTGGCGGAACGGTCGCGGCCAACCAGACCAAGTACGCGCAGGAGATCGCGCGGGACGTCGGGCTGCTGCTGGCGGCCGCGTTCCTGGTGGTCTGGCCGGCCAGCCGCCTCTCGATCGACCACACCCCGTCCGCGGGCAGGGACCCCATGACTGACACCGAACCGTTGACCGAGAAGGAGACCGGACGATGA
- a CDS encoding DsbA family protein: MTSGKASRDDREAKAAERRAAVAKKEARRRNGIITAVVAVVVLVVVGAYVLVQNDNSSQTSSSSASPKATTGKQNQSILLGSASATVVVDAYEDFQCPICKQFEEQSGPLLKQYLDQKLIKINYRPIAILDNASTTQYSTRALNSAGCVVNTSLDAFPKYHALLFANQPPENSAGLPDSKLIELAKQAGATDVSTCINDQTFKGWTQRVTEQASKDKVVGTPTILVNGTVVQDWQPANLKTVIDAALKNG; encoded by the coding sequence ATGACCTCTGGCAAAGCATCCCGCGACGACCGCGAAGCCAAGGCAGCCGAGCGGCGGGCCGCCGTCGCGAAGAAGGAGGCCCGGCGCCGCAACGGCATCATCACCGCGGTGGTGGCCGTCGTCGTCCTCGTCGTCGTCGGCGCGTACGTCCTGGTGCAGAACGACAACAGCTCGCAGACGTCCAGCAGCTCGGCCTCGCCCAAGGCGACGACCGGCAAGCAGAACCAGTCGATCCTGCTGGGCTCGGCGTCGGCGACTGTGGTCGTGGACGCCTACGAGGACTTCCAGTGCCCGATCTGCAAGCAGTTCGAGGAGCAGTCGGGGCCGCTGCTCAAGCAGTACCTGGACCAGAAGCTCATCAAGATCAACTACCGCCCGATCGCCATCCTGGACAACGCGTCGACCACCCAGTACTCGACCCGGGCCCTGAACAGCGCGGGGTGCGTGGTCAACACCAGCCTGGACGCGTTCCCCAAGTACCACGCGCTGCTGTTCGCGAACCAGCCGCCGGAGAACAGCGCGGGCCTGCCGGACAGCAAGCTCATCGAGCTCGCCAAGCAAGCCGGCGCGACGGACGTGAGCACCTGCATCAACGACCAGACCTTCAAGGGCTGGACGCAGCGCGTCACCGAACAGGCGAGCAAGGACAAGGTGGTCGGGACGCCGACGATCCTGGTGAACGGCACCGTGGTCCAGGACTGGCAGCCGGCGAACCTGAAGACGGTCATCGACGCCGCACTGAAGAACGGCTGA